From the Oryza glaberrima chromosome 5, OglaRS2, whole genome shotgun sequence genome, one window contains:
- the LOC127774837 gene encoding UPF0481 protein At3g47200-like, which translates to MEEFDGVIARRRAMARGGGGDGITVHVEQMARGLMQRQEAAASDEQHRIMASSHRVSRVPAHLRDANADAYTPRFVAVGPLHRGDARRLGAGERLKMAYLHSLISRGHSDQARQLAVIEEYIRAIAAREREARAFYSEDVDMYAEEFIMMLVLDGCFIIEHLVNVAIGRDEPSLHATPFAPVQLSVDLILAENQIPFFVLVDMVRITDLPEFASTGHPPPVLIVKLVLYYLAGEKGRDMVGDALPPAEGVSHILHLLHAMIVAARTKWEPPPRIQDGAVLGTAQDGARLLRRLPLLLLVPLLYPILPEESKWRASYGREDVPSASDLKRMWVRFKKPRGGGAAAVTGIASVMGPVPLAVKLAHEDKLRLPQLRVELRTAPLLLNLMAFEQSAAKAEARDVSAYVSFMAKMVQSAEDAGALAAAEVVAVVHGNGGGEGKEEVVRLFRQVGAASGEVELERSYLGGMVVELRERSRHPLFMMWADVKRNYFTVPWAVVAEFVAFVTFVSTIVQMYSSFKQKGG; encoded by the coding sequence ATGGAGGAGTTCGACGGCGTCATAGCTCGCCGGCGagccatggcgcgcggcggcggcggcgacggcatcaCGGTGCACGTGGAGCAGATGGCCCGGGGGCTGATGCagaggcaggaggcggcggcgtcggacgAGCAGCACCGGATCATGGCGAGCAGCCACCGGGTGTCCCGCGTCCCGGCGCACCTCCGCGACGCCAACGCCGACGCCTACACACCGCggttcgtcgccgtcggcccGCTCCACcgcggcgacgcgcggcggctcggcgccggcgagcgcctcAAGATGGCGTACCTCCACAGCCTCATCTCCCGCGGCCACTCCGACCAGGCGCGGCAGCTCGCCGTCATCGAGGAGTACATCCGCGCCAtcgcggcgagggagagggaggcgcgCGCGTTCTACAGCGAGGACGTCGACATGTACGCCGAGGAGTTCATCATGATGCTGGTGCTCGACGGCTGCTTCATCATCGAGCACCTCGTCAACGTCGCCATCGGGAGGGATGAGCCGTCGCTGCACGCCACGCCGTTCGCCCCCGTGCAGCTCTCCGTCGACCTCATCCTCGCCGAGAACCAGATCCCGTTCTTCGTCCTCGTCGACATGGTCAGGATCACCGACCTGCCGGAGTTCGCGAGCAccggccacccgccgccggTGCTGATCGTGAAGCTGGTGCTCTACTACCTCGCCGGCGAGAAGGGCCGCGACATGGTGGGCGACGCGCTGCCGCCCGCGGAGGGCGTGTCCCACATCCTCCACCTGCTCCACGCGATGATCGTCGCGGCGCGGACCAAgtgggagccgccgccgcgcatccAGGACGGCGCGGTGCTCGGGACGGCGCAggacggcgcgcggctgctgcggcggctcccgctgctgctgctggtgccgcTGCTGTACCCCATCCTGCCGGAGGAGAGCAAGTGGCGGGCGAGCTACGGGCGGGAGGACGTGCCATCGGCGAGCGACCTGAAGCGGATGTGGGTGCGGTTCAAGaagccgcgcggcggcggcgcggcggcggtgaccggcATCGCGTCGGTGATGGGGCCGGTGCCGCTGGCGGTGAAGCTGGCGCACGAGGACAAGCTGCGGCTGCCGCAGCTGCGGGTGGAGCTCCGgacggcgccgctgctgctgaaCCTGATGGCGTTCGAGCagtcggcggcgaaggcggaggcgcgCGACGTGTCGGCGTACGTGTCGTTCATGGCGAAGATGGTGCAGTCAGCGGAGGACGCcggggcgctggcggcggcggaggtggtggcggtggtgcacgggaacggcggcggcgagggcaaggaggaggtggtgaGGCTGTTCCGGCAGGTcggggcggcgagcggcgaggtggagctggagcggAGCTACCTGGGAGGGATGGTGGTGGAGCTCCGGGAGAGGAGCCGGCACCCGCTGTTCATGATGTGGGCGGACGTGAAGCGCAACTACTTCACGGTGCCATGGGCGGTGGTCGCCGAGTTCGTCGCCTTCGTCACCTTCGTCTCCACCATTGTCCAGATGTACTCCTCCTTCAAGCAGAAAGGAGGATGA
- the LOC127772517 gene encoding solute carrier family 40 member 3, chloroplastic isoform X4 codes for MPASMSMSKLLSPPPPTSPPALARSSGRRVAPPPVPPFPFPLPSGNSRRRLTSRRLFATSCSSSDSDHALSTSSTALAGAGDDLSAGVLPFVQLSSGIVLRTEEQSLLGDDAPAPAPASTASSFALPDELNGGCREDDHLGETPAYPAAMNALYAACLAGNATEQLWNFTWPAAVALLHPASLLPVAVLGFFTKLVVFAAGPLVGEFISSLPRIPAYRSLAAIQTAAHLVSAATITYAFAVHRASAAEAATESLLLRPWFAVLVASTAVDRLACVALGIIAERDFVVQLAGAGRPVALAKANATLSRVDLLCETVGASIFALLLSKNDPLTCIKQSCVISLCQLPLLIFLCGEMNRLADRIFDHSENTTSHAEFTSSFSIRKTVEEAVATVRNGWSEYMRQPVLPASLAYVLVCFNVALAPGALMTTFLIHQGVRPSVIGAFGGSSAVVGILATFATARLVKELGILKAGAAGLIAQSALLGAAVVVYLTGAVSRRAGALFAFLGLIVASRAGHMAYSAIGLQVVQTGNPASKAKLIGATEIAVASLAELAMMAVAVVASDASHFGALAALSAAAVAAATGMYCRWLSNPSDQLRRIFPS; via the exons ATGCCCGCCTCCATGTCCATGTCCAagctcctctcgccgccgcctcccacctcaCCACCAGCCCTTGCCCGGAGCTCCGGGCGCCGTgtcgcgccgcctcccgtgccgcccttccccttccctctcccgtCCGGTAATTCCAGGCGCCGCTTGACGTCGCGCCGCCTCTTCGCCAccagctgctcctcctccgACTCCGACCATGCTCTCTCGACCTCCAGCACCGCccttgccggcgccggagacgaccTCTCCGCCGGTGTACTGCCGTTTGTTCAGCTCTCCTCGGGTATAGTCCTCCGGACCGAGGAGCAGAGCTTGCTCGGGGacgacgcgccggcgccggcgccggcctccaccGCTTCGTCTTTCGCGTTGCCGGATGAGCTCAACGGAGGCTGCAGAGAGGATGACCACCTGGGAGAAACTCCTGCTTACCCAGCCGCCATGAACG CGCTGTACGCGGCCTGCCTCGCTGGGAACGCGACGGAGCAGCTCTGGAACTTCACatggccggccgccgtcgcattGCTCCACCCGGCGAgcctcctccccgtcgccgtcctcggctTCTTCACCAAG CTCGTCGTGTTCGCCGCCGGCCCGTTGGTCGGCGAGTTCATCAGCTCGCTCCCACGCATCCCCGCCTACCGATCTCTCGCCGCGATTCAG ACCGCGGCGCATTTGGTGTCGGCGGCGACGATCACCTACGCGTTCGCCGTCCAcagagcgtcggcggcggaggcggcgacggaatCGCTGCTCCTGCGGCCGTGGTTCGCCGTGCTGGtggcgtccaccgccgtcgacaGGCTCGCCTGCGTCGCGCTCGGCATCATCGCGGAGCGGGACTTCGTCGTGCAG CTAGCAGGGGCAGGCAGGCCGGTGGCGCTCGCCAAGGCCAACGCGACGCTCAGCAGAGTCGATCTCCTCTGCGAG ACGGTAGGAGCATCCATCTTCGCGTTGCTGCTCTCCAAGAACGACCCACTCACCTGCATCAAGCAGTCCTGCGTCATCTCGCTCTGTCAACTGCCTCTGCTG ATTTTCCTGTGTGGTGAGATGAACCGGCTCGCTGACCGGATCTTCGATCACTCTGAAAATACAACCTCACACGCTGAATTTACTTCCAGTTTCAGCATACGAAAAACCG TGGAAGAGGCTGTGGCTACCGTCAGGAATGGCTGGAGCGAGTACATGCGGCAGCCGGTGCTCCCGGCGAGCCTCGCCTACGTGCTCGTCTGCTTCAACGTCGCCCTCGCCCCCGGCGCGCTCATGACCACCTTCCTCATCCACCAGG GCGTGAGGCCGTCGGTGATCGGCGCGTTCGGCGGCtcgtcggcggtggtggggatCCTCGCGACGTTCGCGACGGCGAGGCTCGTGAAGGAGCTCGGAATTCTCAAGGCCGGCGCGGCCGGTCTGATCGCCCAGAGCGCGCTCCTCGGAGCCgcggtcgtcgtctacctcacCGGCGCCGTCTCACGGCGAGCTGGCGCGCTCTTCGCCTTCCTCGGATTGATC GTGGCGTCGAGGGCGGGGCACATGGCGTACAGCGCGATCGGGCTGCAGGTGGTGCAGACCGGGAACCCGGCGAGCAAGGCGAAGCTGATCGGCGCCACGGAGatcgccgtcgccagcctcgccgagctcgccatGATGGCCGTGGCGGTGGTCGCCAGCGACGCCTCGCACTTCGGCGCACTGGCCGcgctctcggccgccgccgtcgccgccgccaccggaatGTACTGCCGCTGGCTGTCCAATCCCTCCGACCAGCTGAGACGGATCTTCCCCTCCTGA
- the LOC127772517 gene encoding solute carrier family 40 member 3, chloroplastic isoform X3: MPASMSMSKLLSPPPPTSPPALARSSGRRVAPPPVPPFPFPLPSGNSRRRLTSRRLFATSCSSSDSDHALSTSSTALAGAGDDLSAGVLPFVQLSSGIVLRTEEQSLLGDDAPAPAPASTASSFALPDELNGGCREDDHLGETPAYPAAMNALYAACLAGNATEQLWNFTWPAAVALLHPASLLPVAVLGFFTKLVVFAAGPLVGEFISSLPRIPAYRSLAAIQTAAHLVSAATITYAFAVHRASAAEAATESLLLRPWFAVLVASTAVDRLACVALGIIAERDFVVQLAGAGRPVALAKANATLSRVDLLCETVGASIFALLLSKNDPLTCIKQSCVISLCQLPLLIFLCGEMNRLADRIFDHSENTTSHAEFTSSFSIRKTVEEAVATVRNGWSEYMRQPVLPASLAYVLVCFNVALAPGALMTTFLIHQGVRPSVIGAFGGSSAVVGILATFATARLVKELGILKAGAAGLIAQSALLGAAVVVYLTGAVSRRAGALFAFLGLIWRGWRWRAQVASRAGHMAYSAIGLQVVQTGNPASKAKLIGATEIAVASLAELAMMAVAVVASDASHFGALAALSAAAVAAATGMYCRWLSNPSDQLRRIFPS, translated from the exons ATGCCCGCCTCCATGTCCATGTCCAagctcctctcgccgccgcctcccacctcaCCACCAGCCCTTGCCCGGAGCTCCGGGCGCCGTgtcgcgccgcctcccgtgccgcccttccccttccctctcccgtCCGGTAATTCCAGGCGCCGCTTGACGTCGCGCCGCCTCTTCGCCAccagctgctcctcctccgACTCCGACCATGCTCTCTCGACCTCCAGCACCGCccttgccggcgccggagacgaccTCTCCGCCGGTGTACTGCCGTTTGTTCAGCTCTCCTCGGGTATAGTCCTCCGGACCGAGGAGCAGAGCTTGCTCGGGGacgacgcgccggcgccggcgccggcctccaccGCTTCGTCTTTCGCGTTGCCGGATGAGCTCAACGGAGGCTGCAGAGAGGATGACCACCTGGGAGAAACTCCTGCTTACCCAGCCGCCATGAACG CGCTGTACGCGGCCTGCCTCGCTGGGAACGCGACGGAGCAGCTCTGGAACTTCACatggccggccgccgtcgcattGCTCCACCCGGCGAgcctcctccccgtcgccgtcctcggctTCTTCACCAAG CTCGTCGTGTTCGCCGCCGGCCCGTTGGTCGGCGAGTTCATCAGCTCGCTCCCACGCATCCCCGCCTACCGATCTCTCGCCGCGATTCAG ACCGCGGCGCATTTGGTGTCGGCGGCGACGATCACCTACGCGTTCGCCGTCCAcagagcgtcggcggcggaggcggcgacggaatCGCTGCTCCTGCGGCCGTGGTTCGCCGTGCTGGtggcgtccaccgccgtcgacaGGCTCGCCTGCGTCGCGCTCGGCATCATCGCGGAGCGGGACTTCGTCGTGCAG CTAGCAGGGGCAGGCAGGCCGGTGGCGCTCGCCAAGGCCAACGCGACGCTCAGCAGAGTCGATCTCCTCTGCGAG ACGGTAGGAGCATCCATCTTCGCGTTGCTGCTCTCCAAGAACGACCCACTCACCTGCATCAAGCAGTCCTGCGTCATCTCGCTCTGTCAACTGCCTCTGCTG ATTTTCCTGTGTGGTGAGATGAACCGGCTCGCTGACCGGATCTTCGATCACTCTGAAAATACAACCTCACACGCTGAATTTACTTCCAGTTTCAGCATACGAAAAACCG TGGAAGAGGCTGTGGCTACCGTCAGGAATGGCTGGAGCGAGTACATGCGGCAGCCGGTGCTCCCGGCGAGCCTCGCCTACGTGCTCGTCTGCTTCAACGTCGCCCTCGCCCCCGGCGCGCTCATGACCACCTTCCTCATCCACCAGG GCGTGAGGCCGTCGGTGATCGGCGCGTTCGGCGGCtcgtcggcggtggtggggatCCTCGCGACGTTCGCGACGGCGAGGCTCGTGAAGGAGCTCGGAATTCTCAAGGCCGGCGCGGCCGGTCTGATCGCCCAGAGCGCGCTCCTCGGAGCCgcggtcgtcgtctacctcacCGGCGCCGTCTCACGGCGAGCTGGCGCGCTCTTCGCCTTCCTCGGATTGATC TGGCGTGGTTGGCGGTGGCGCGCGCAGGTGGCGTCGAGGGCGGGGCACATGGCGTACAGCGCGATCGGGCTGCAGGTGGTGCAGACCGGGAACCCGGCGAGCAAGGCGAAGCTGATCGGCGCCACGGAGatcgccgtcgccagcctcgccgagctcgccatGATGGCCGTGGCGGTGGTCGCCAGCGACGCCTCGCACTTCGGCGCACTGGCCGcgctctcggccgccgccgtcgccgccgccaccggaatGTACTGCCGCTGGCTGTCCAATCCCTCCGACCAGCTGAGACGGATCTTCCCCTCCTGA
- the LOC127772517 gene encoding solute carrier family 40 member 3, chloroplastic isoform X2: protein MPASMSMSKLLSPPPPTSPPALARSSGRRVAPPPVPPFPFPLPSGNSRRRLTSRRLFATSCSSSDSDHALSTSSTALAGAGDDLSAGVLPFVQLSSGIVLRTEEQSLLGDDAPAPAPASTASSFALPDELNGGCREDDHLGETPAYPAAMNALYAACLAGNATEQLWNFTWPAAVALLHPASLLPVAVLGFFTKLVVFAAGPLVGEFISSLPRIPAYRSLAAIQTAAHLVSAATITYAFAVHRASAAEAATESLLLRPWFAVLVASTAVDRLACVALGIIAERDFVVQLAGAGRPVALAKANATLSRVDLLCETVGASIFALLLSKNDPLTCIKQSCVISLCQLPLLIFLCGEMNRLADRIFDHSENTTSHAEFTSSFSIRKTVEEAVATVRNGWSEYMRQPVLPASLAYVLVCFNVALAPGALMTTFLIHQGEMTCMVIIKLILLMVCVCGVGRREAVGDRRVRRLVGGGGDPRDVRDGEAREGARNSQGRRGRSDRPERAPRSRGRRLPHRRRLTASWRALRLPRIDRGVEGGAHGVQRDRAAGGADREPGEQGEADRRHGDRRRQPRRARHDGRGGGRQRRLALRRTGRALGRRRRRRHRNVLPLAVQSLRPAETDLPLLT from the exons ATGCCCGCCTCCATGTCCATGTCCAagctcctctcgccgccgcctcccacctcaCCACCAGCCCTTGCCCGGAGCTCCGGGCGCCGTgtcgcgccgcctcccgtgccgcccttccccttccctctcccgtCCGGTAATTCCAGGCGCCGCTTGACGTCGCGCCGCCTCTTCGCCAccagctgctcctcctccgACTCCGACCATGCTCTCTCGACCTCCAGCACCGCccttgccggcgccggagacgaccTCTCCGCCGGTGTACTGCCGTTTGTTCAGCTCTCCTCGGGTATAGTCCTCCGGACCGAGGAGCAGAGCTTGCTCGGGGacgacgcgccggcgccggcgccggcctccaccGCTTCGTCTTTCGCGTTGCCGGATGAGCTCAACGGAGGCTGCAGAGAGGATGACCACCTGGGAGAAACTCCTGCTTACCCAGCCGCCATGAACG CGCTGTACGCGGCCTGCCTCGCTGGGAACGCGACGGAGCAGCTCTGGAACTTCACatggccggccgccgtcgcattGCTCCACCCGGCGAgcctcctccccgtcgccgtcctcggctTCTTCACCAAG CTCGTCGTGTTCGCCGCCGGCCCGTTGGTCGGCGAGTTCATCAGCTCGCTCCCACGCATCCCCGCCTACCGATCTCTCGCCGCGATTCAG ACCGCGGCGCATTTGGTGTCGGCGGCGACGATCACCTACGCGTTCGCCGTCCAcagagcgtcggcggcggaggcggcgacggaatCGCTGCTCCTGCGGCCGTGGTTCGCCGTGCTGGtggcgtccaccgccgtcgacaGGCTCGCCTGCGTCGCGCTCGGCATCATCGCGGAGCGGGACTTCGTCGTGCAG CTAGCAGGGGCAGGCAGGCCGGTGGCGCTCGCCAAGGCCAACGCGACGCTCAGCAGAGTCGATCTCCTCTGCGAG ACGGTAGGAGCATCCATCTTCGCGTTGCTGCTCTCCAAGAACGACCCACTCACCTGCATCAAGCAGTCCTGCGTCATCTCGCTCTGTCAACTGCCTCTGCTG ATTTTCCTGTGTGGTGAGATGAACCGGCTCGCTGACCGGATCTTCGATCACTCTGAAAATACAACCTCACACGCTGAATTTACTTCCAGTTTCAGCATACGAAAAACCG TGGAAGAGGCTGTGGCTACCGTCAGGAATGGCTGGAGCGAGTACATGCGGCAGCCGGTGCTCCCGGCGAGCCTCGCCTACGTGCTCGTCTGCTTCAACGTCGCCCTCGCCCCCGGCGCGCTCATGACCACCTTCCTCATCCACCAGGGTGAGATGACGTGCATGGTCATCATCAAGCTCATCTTGTtaatggtgtgtgtgtgtggtgtgggCAGGCGTGAGGCCGTCGGTGATCGGCGCGTTCGGCGGCtcgtcggcggtggtggggatCCTCGCGACGTTCGCGACGGCGAGGCTCGTGAAGGAGCTCGGAATTCTCAAGGCCGGCGCGGCCGGTCTGATCGCCCAGAGCGCGCTCCTCGGAGCCgcggtcgtcgtctacctcacCGGCGCCGTCTCACGGCGAGCTGGCGCGCTCTTCGCCTTCCTCGGATTGATC GTGGCGTCGAGGGCGGGGCACATGGCGTACAGCGCGATCGGGCTGCAGGTGGTGCAGACCGGGAACCCGGCGAGCAAGGCGAAGCTGATCGGCGCCACGGAGatcgccgtcgccagcctcgccgagctcgccatGATGGCCGTGGCGGTGGTCGCCAGCGACGCCTCGCACTTCGGCGCACTGGCCGcgctctcggccgccgccgtcgccgccgccaccggaatGTACTGCCGCTGGCTGTCCAATCCCTCCGACCAGCTGAGACGGATCTTCCCCTCCTGACATGA
- the LOC127772517 gene encoding solute carrier family 40 member 3, chloroplastic isoform X1 produces MPASMSMSKLLSPPPPTSPPALARSSGRRVAPPPVPPFPFPLPSGNSRRRLTSRRLFATSCSSSDSDHALSTSSTALAGAGDDLSAGVLPFVQLSSGIVLRTEEQSLLGDDAPAPAPASTASSFALPDELNGGCREDDHLGETPAYPAAMNALYAACLAGNATEQLWNFTWPAAVALLHPASLLPVAVLGFFTKLVVFAAGPLVGEFISSLPRIPAYRSLAAIQTAAHLVSAATITYAFAVHRASAAEAATESLLLRPWFAVLVASTAVDRLACVALGIIAERDFVVQLAGAGRPVALAKANATLSRVDLLCETVGASIFALLLSKNDPLTCIKQSCVISLCQLPLLIFLCGEMNRLADRIFDHSENTTSHAEFTSSFSIRKTVEEAVATVRNGWSEYMRQPVLPASLAYVLVCFNVALAPGALMTTFLIHQGEMTCMVIIKLILLMVCVCGVGRREAVGDRRVRRLVGGGGDPRDVRDGEAREGARNSQGRRGRSDRPERAPRSRGRRLPHRRRLTASWRALRLPRIDLAWLAVARAGGVEGGAHGVQRDRAAGGADREPGEQGEADRRHGDRRRQPRRARHDGRGGGRQRRLALRRTGRALGRRRRRRHRNVLPLAVQSLRPAETDLPLLT; encoded by the exons ATGCCCGCCTCCATGTCCATGTCCAagctcctctcgccgccgcctcccacctcaCCACCAGCCCTTGCCCGGAGCTCCGGGCGCCGTgtcgcgccgcctcccgtgccgcccttccccttccctctcccgtCCGGTAATTCCAGGCGCCGCTTGACGTCGCGCCGCCTCTTCGCCAccagctgctcctcctccgACTCCGACCATGCTCTCTCGACCTCCAGCACCGCccttgccggcgccggagacgaccTCTCCGCCGGTGTACTGCCGTTTGTTCAGCTCTCCTCGGGTATAGTCCTCCGGACCGAGGAGCAGAGCTTGCTCGGGGacgacgcgccggcgccggcgccggcctccaccGCTTCGTCTTTCGCGTTGCCGGATGAGCTCAACGGAGGCTGCAGAGAGGATGACCACCTGGGAGAAACTCCTGCTTACCCAGCCGCCATGAACG CGCTGTACGCGGCCTGCCTCGCTGGGAACGCGACGGAGCAGCTCTGGAACTTCACatggccggccgccgtcgcattGCTCCACCCGGCGAgcctcctccccgtcgccgtcctcggctTCTTCACCAAG CTCGTCGTGTTCGCCGCCGGCCCGTTGGTCGGCGAGTTCATCAGCTCGCTCCCACGCATCCCCGCCTACCGATCTCTCGCCGCGATTCAG ACCGCGGCGCATTTGGTGTCGGCGGCGACGATCACCTACGCGTTCGCCGTCCAcagagcgtcggcggcggaggcggcgacggaatCGCTGCTCCTGCGGCCGTGGTTCGCCGTGCTGGtggcgtccaccgccgtcgacaGGCTCGCCTGCGTCGCGCTCGGCATCATCGCGGAGCGGGACTTCGTCGTGCAG CTAGCAGGGGCAGGCAGGCCGGTGGCGCTCGCCAAGGCCAACGCGACGCTCAGCAGAGTCGATCTCCTCTGCGAG ACGGTAGGAGCATCCATCTTCGCGTTGCTGCTCTCCAAGAACGACCCACTCACCTGCATCAAGCAGTCCTGCGTCATCTCGCTCTGTCAACTGCCTCTGCTG ATTTTCCTGTGTGGTGAGATGAACCGGCTCGCTGACCGGATCTTCGATCACTCTGAAAATACAACCTCACACGCTGAATTTACTTCCAGTTTCAGCATACGAAAAACCG TGGAAGAGGCTGTGGCTACCGTCAGGAATGGCTGGAGCGAGTACATGCGGCAGCCGGTGCTCCCGGCGAGCCTCGCCTACGTGCTCGTCTGCTTCAACGTCGCCCTCGCCCCCGGCGCGCTCATGACCACCTTCCTCATCCACCAGGGTGAGATGACGTGCATGGTCATCATCAAGCTCATCTTGTtaatggtgtgtgtgtgtggtgtgggCAGGCGTGAGGCCGTCGGTGATCGGCGCGTTCGGCGGCtcgtcggcggtggtggggatCCTCGCGACGTTCGCGACGGCGAGGCTCGTGAAGGAGCTCGGAATTCTCAAGGCCGGCGCGGCCGGTCTGATCGCCCAGAGCGCGCTCCTCGGAGCCgcggtcgtcgtctacctcacCGGCGCCGTCTCACGGCGAGCTGGCGCGCTCTTCGCCTTCCTCGGATTGATC TGGCGTGGTTGGCGGTGGCGCGCGCAGGTGGCGTCGAGGGCGGGGCACATGGCGTACAGCGCGATCGGGCTGCAGGTGGTGCAGACCGGGAACCCGGCGAGCAAGGCGAAGCTGATCGGCGCCACGGAGatcgccgtcgccagcctcgccgagctcgccatGATGGCCGTGGCGGTGGTCGCCAGCGACGCCTCGCACTTCGGCGCACTGGCCGcgctctcggccgccgccgtcgccgccgccaccggaatGTACTGCCGCTGGCTGTCCAATCCCTCCGACCAGCTGAGACGGATCTTCCCCTCCTGACATGA
- the LOC127772519 gene encoding beta-carotene isomerase D27, chloroplastic, giving the protein MAMAPPSPPCLLRALPLVASSSSRRLRRRPTTSLLRCSSPSADAASPSGEGGREYEPSFADDFLLAFFRAKMVEEVGWDSEKPGYNGLIEVANRLMVKGKSALETEQSAVRVLRSLFPPLLLVLFKALLAPIANGQLASMMVARATALSCQWLMGPCSVNSVTLSNGKSLSSGVFVEKCKYLEESKCLGVCINTCKLPTQTFFKDYMGVDLYMEPNFEDYSCQFNFGVSPPPLDTDKALKEPCLDICTNARRRKEIGTGSSTDGLQCPQV; this is encoded by the exons atggccatggcgccgccgtctcctccctgcctcctccgcgccctcccccttgtcgcctcctcctcttctcggaggctccgccgccggcctaCTACCTCTTTGCTCCGCTGCTCCTCGCCGTCG GCGGatgcggcgtcgccgtcgggggAGGGTGGCCGCGAGTACGAGCCCTCCTTCGCCGACGACTTCCTCCTCGCCTTCTTCCGGGCCAAGATGGTGGAG GAGGTTGGATGGGATTCTGAAAAGCCTGGCTACAATGGACTGATTGAAGTTGCCAACCGCCTCATGGTCAAGGGGAAGAGTGCGTTGGAGACAGAGCAATCAGCT GTCCGAGTACTCCGGTCGCTGTTTCCCCCTCTCTTGCTTGTTCTCTTCAAAGCTCTTTTAGCACCAATTGCTAATGGTCAATTGGCTTCCATGATGGTTG CTAGAGCAACAGCACTTTCATGCCAATGGCTGATGGGGCCATGTTCGGTGAATTCCGTAACATTATCCAATGGAAAATCATTGTCAAGCGGG GTGTTTGTTGAGAAGTGCAAATATTTGGAAGAGAGCAAATGCCTTGGTGTTTGTATCAACACATGCAAACTGCCAACTCAG ACATTCTTCAAGGATTACATGGGTGTTGATTTGTATATGGAACCAAACTTTGAAGACTATAGCTGCCAG TTCAACTTTGGGGTGTCACCTCCACCTCTTGACACCGACAAAGCCCTAAAGGAGCCCTGCTTGGACATATGCACGAACGCGAGAAGACGGAAAGAGATCGGAACTGGTAGTAGCACAGATGGTTTGCAATGCCCCCAAGTTTGA